The following DNA comes from Mycolicibacterium aromaticivorans JS19b1 = JCM 16368.
CACCCGAATCACCGCGGCGGCCACCCACGGCAGGCAGCCGTACCCGACCAGCAGGCTCCAGTGCCCTTGGAGCAGCCGCTCCGCGACGTAGGGGTTCCACACCGCGAGCGTCGCCGCCACCAGCTGTCCGGGCATTCCGGCATCCGGGACCAGGTCGGCGGCCAACCGTCCGGCTCCCCAGCCGGCCAGGAAAATCCCGGCGATCAGCAGCGCCTTCACCAGCACTCCGCCGTCGACCACCGGTGTCAGTGCGGCGATCAGGAAGTCCTGCGGAAGCGCTCGGGGCGCCGATTCGGACAAACCCAACGCCGCATCGGAGAAATACGACCGCGGCGTGGACACGGCATCGCGCAACAACAGATAGCCGGGCGCCAGCAGCGGCGCGGTGACCGCGAGGGCCAACAGGAGTGCGTAGCCCGGCACCACCCACCGGACGGCCCGGTGTGCCCGGGTCACGGGATTGCTCACCGTTGCGGCGGCGGAGGCTCCAGGTCCGGTCTGGCCGCGGGCAGCTTCTCGGTGGCCGCCTCGGCGGCCGGCATCGGTCCGGTCTCGTCCTTGCCGAAGAAGCCGTGGTCGGCGGTGTCCAGGCCGGGATCGATCAGCGCGGACTCGGCCCGCAGGCTGAATGTGCCCAGCAGCGCCCCGCCCACGAGTGCCACCAGACCGGCGGCGGTGAAGCTGATCGGCAGCACCCGCGACCACAGGCCCACCCGGTCGCGCTCGTCACGGGCGGAGGCCACCCGGGACTCGATGGTCTGCTCGGTGGAAGTGACCTTGTAATCGGCCAGCTCCATCTCCGGGCGCAGCGCGTCGCGGGCGTAGTAGTGGTTGGCGTGCTCGGTGGACTTCACGATCACGCCGGTCACCGGGTCCACCCAGAAGGTGCGCTGCGCGGCGTAATAGCGGGTCATGGTGACCGGCTCATCCGGCGGCCCGGGCAGACCCCACAGCTCGGCCCGCGCGGTCACCTCGCCGTCCTCGTTCTTGTCATAGAGCGAGGCGTACTTGATCGGGTCGACCAACTTGCCGTCGGCGTCGTAGCCGACGTTCTGGGTGAAGCGGTAGGTGGTCAGTCCGTTGACGTCTTCCTGGCCGTCGTAGTTGGCGTCGAAGGCCTTCTGCGCGATCGGGTCGAAGAACGGATAGGTCTTCTTCTCGGTGCCGAACGGGAACCGGTAGGCCAGGCCGTCATGAGGAAGCGCGATGTTGGTCGGCGGCTTGTTGTCCTCGATGCTGCGCGGCTTCTGCACCGACCCGCCCGGATGGGTGTCGTCGGACACCGCCATCGCGGTGCTGCGGTTGACCGTCACGGTGTCGACCATGGCCAGCAGCAGTCCGTTGTCCTGTTGCTTGTCGCTGCGCCGCACGCTGGTGCCGGCCTGCAGGGTCACCACGTCGGCGTTGGCCGGCGACTCGACGGTGATCTGCTGCTGGGAGACCAGCGGCACGTTCTTGTCCACGACGAACTTCTCACCGGTGAGCGACGCGGGGTCCAACGCGCTACCTGTCCCGTCGCTGACCAGAGTCTCGTCGATGTTCAGCGGGATCTTCTTGATCTTGCCGGAGGTGTAGGTCGTCAACAGCAACGCGGCGATCAGGAGGGCGGCTCCGAGCCCGATGATGCCGAATGCCGCGATACGCACCATGCCTGCGCGATTCACGCTGCCGTGGCCTCCTCACTGCCGATCGTGCCGCGCCCCGCCTGACGGCGAAGCAAACCGGTTCGACCCTAACAGCCCAGCCCAAGGCGCCGGTTCATTAGGAGGTCGCCACCGCAGGCCAGGTGTACCCACTTTCGCGAACCACACGTGTCCGGCGCACACTGGCTTCCATGACGGCGGACGCGCAGGGGGTCGGGGGCACCCGCGGCTTCCTGCCCGCCGTCGAGGGTATGCGCGCGTGCGCCGCCGTGGGAGTGGTGCTCACCCACGTCGCGTTCCAGACCGGCACCACCGGCGCCGTGGTCGGACGCCTGCTGCATCGCTTCGACCTGGCCGTCGCGGTGTTCTTCGCGCTCTCCGGCTTCCTGCTGTGGCGCGGGCACGCCGCCGCGGCCCGCGGACTGCGCCGGCGCCCACCCACCGGGCATTACCTGCGTTCTCGGCTGGTACGCATCATGCCCGGATATGTGGTGGCGGTCGTCGTCATCCTGACGCTGCTCCCGGACGCCAACCACGCGAGCTTCACGGTGTGGTGGGCCAACCTGACGCTGACCCAGGTCTACGTCCCGCTCACATTGACGGCGGGACTGACTCAGATGTGGAGCCTGTCGGTCGAGGTGAGCTTCTATTTGGCCTTGCCGATCCTGGCTTTCGCGGCCCGTCGGCTGCCGGTGCGGACCCGGGTCCCGGTGATCGCGGCGATCGCGCTGGCCAGCCTCGGCTGGGGGCTGCTGCCGATTCACACCGTGCAGGGGGTCAACTTCTTGAACTGGCCGCCGGCCTACGCCTCCTGGTTCGCCGCGGGCATGCTGCTGGCGGAGTGGACAGTCAGCCCGCTGGGGTGGGCGCACAAGCTGGCCCGCAATCGCTGGGCCATCACCGGTATCGCGCTGGCGGCCTATCTGATCTCGGCCTCACCGCTGGCCGGTCCGAAGGACCTGGTTCCCGCCACACTGGGGCAGTTCGTGATCCGCACCTCGATGGGGGCCATCGTCGCCGGTGCGCTGCTGGCGCCGCTGGTGCTCGACAGGCCCGACACCCGGCACCCTATTCTGGGCAGCCGGTTCATGGTCACCCTGGGCCGGTGGTCCTACGGGCTGTTCGTGTGGCATCTGGCCGCGCTGGTGATGGTGTTCCCGATGGTCGGTCGGTTCATGTTCAACGGCAACCTGATCGTGACGCTGGTGTTGACGCTGGTGCTTGGCTTCGCGATGGCGGCGGTCAGCTATGCCCTGATCGAATCGCCATGTCGGAATGCCTTGCGGCGCTGGGAGTATCGCGAGAAGGCTCCGGTCCCGTCGCTGGACAGTTCGGTCGACGATGCGCCGGAGCCCGTGATTGCGCGATGATTGCGGCCTGACCCGACGTCTGAGGGGATCGCTATGGCTTCTGAACCATTGACCATCATGTTCTGGCCCGAGTCGGCCTACGGCCCGACGAACCAGTGCATCGGTCTGGCGGCCATCCTGCGCGGGCGCGGCCACCGGATCGTGTTCGCCGCCGAAAGCTCGTGGGCGGGCAAGCTCGCACCACTGGGCTTCGTCGAAGAACTGGTCGATCTCGCCGAGCCTGCCGACGGCGCGGCCGACGAGGATCCCGGCAAGTTCTGGACCGACTTCATCGCCGAGACCGCGCCGGAGTTTCGCAAGCCGACTCATCTGCAGCTCGAAACCTTCATCCAGCCGACGTATCAGGCGCTGATCGACGGTGCGAAATATTGTGAGCCGCGGCTGCGGGAGATCGTCGCCGAACATAAGCCCGACGTGATCGTCGAGGACAACGTCGTGCTGTTCCCGGCGTTGGTGAGCGCGGGCGCACCGTTCGTGCGGATCGTGTCCTGCAGTCCGCTCGAAGTACCGGGACCGAATGTGCCGCCCCCGTTCTCCGGGCTGCCCAGTGCGGACCCCACGCAGTGGGACGCCTACCGGGCCGAGTTCGACCGCACCCATCGCGCGATGTGGTCCGACTTCAACGCATGGGTACAGAGCCGCGGTGCCGGTCCGCTGCCGGATCTGGAGTTCATGCCGCGCGACAACGCTGCCAATCTCTACGTCTATCCGGCCGAGGCCGACTACGTCGATGCCCGCCCGCTCGACGACAGCTGGACGCGGATGGACTCCAGCGTTCGGGAGACCGACGCGGAGTACGAGGTGCCCGCATCGGTGGCCGACCGTCCGGAGGCCAGCGCGCTGATCTACCTGTCGCTGGGATCGCTGGGCGGTGCCGACGTCGAACTCATGCAGCGCCTGGTCGACGTGCTGGGCAAGACCAAGCACCGGTACATCGTGAGCAAGGGTCCACAGGCGGATCGGATCGCGTTGGCCGACAACATGGTCGGTGAACAGATGCCGCCGCAGACCAAGGTCATCCCGCAGGTCGATCTGGTCATCTCACATGGCGGCAACAACACGGTGACCGAGACCCTGCACTTCGGCAAGCCGCTGATCGTGCTGCCGCTGTTCTGGGACCAGTACGAAAATG
Coding sequences within:
- a CDS encoding DUF3068 domain-containing protein, which codes for MNRAGMVRIAAFGIIGLGAALLIAALLLTTYTSGKIKKIPLNIDETLVSDGTGSALDPASLTGEKFVVDKNVPLVSQQQITVESPANADVVTLQAGTSVRRSDKQQDNGLLLAMVDTVTVNRSTAMAVSDDTHPGGSVQKPRSIEDNKPPTNIALPHDGLAYRFPFGTEKKTYPFFDPIAQKAFDANYDGQEDVNGLTTYRFTQNVGYDADGKLVDPIKYASLYDKNEDGEVTARAELWGLPGPPDEPVTMTRYYAAQRTFWVDPVTGVIVKSTEHANHYYARDALRPEMELADYKVTSTEQTIESRVASARDERDRVGLWSRVLPISFTAAGLVALVGGALLGTFSLRAESALIDPGLDTADHGFFGKDETGPMPAAEAATEKLPAARPDLEPPPPQR
- a CDS encoding acyltransferase family protein, yielding MTADAQGVGGTRGFLPAVEGMRACAAVGVVLTHVAFQTGTTGAVVGRLLHRFDLAVAVFFALSGFLLWRGHAAAARGLRRRPPTGHYLRSRLVRIMPGYVVAVVVILTLLPDANHASFTVWWANLTLTQVYVPLTLTAGLTQMWSLSVEVSFYLALPILAFAARRLPVRTRVPVIAAIALASLGWGLLPIHTVQGVNFLNWPPAYASWFAAGMLLAEWTVSPLGWAHKLARNRWAITGIALAAYLISASPLAGPKDLVPATLGQFVIRTSMGAIVAGALLAPLVLDRPDTRHPILGSRFMVTLGRWSYGLFVWHLAALVMVFPMVGRFMFNGNLIVTLVLTLVLGFAMAAVSYALIESPCRNALRRWEYREKAPVPSLDSSVDDAPEPVIAR
- a CDS encoding glycosyltransferase → MASEPLTIMFWPESAYGPTNQCIGLAAILRGRGHRIVFAAESSWAGKLAPLGFVEELVDLAEPADGAADEDPGKFWTDFIAETAPEFRKPTHLQLETFIQPTYQALIDGAKYCEPRLREIVAEHKPDVIVEDNVVLFPALVSAGAPFVRIVSCSPLEVPGPNVPPPFSGLPSADPTQWDAYRAEFDRTHRAMWSDFNAWVQSRGAGPLPDLEFMPRDNAANLYVYPAEADYVDARPLDDSWTRMDSSVRETDAEYEVPASVADRPEASALIYLSLGSLGGADVELMQRLVDVLGKTKHRYIVSKGPQADRIALADNMVGEQMPPQTKVIPQVDLVISHGGNNTVTETLHFGKPLIVLPLFWDQYENAQRIDELGFGARLDTYAFRDEELIAAVDRILADTEVRNRLSGIGESIRARDGLRVGADVIEQVGLRHRNRDSASG